The proteins below come from a single Falco rusticolus isolate bFalRus1 chromosome 8, bFalRus1.pri, whole genome shotgun sequence genomic window:
- the LOC119152465 gene encoding UDP-glucuronosyltransferase 1A1-like — MAHVSKYSYLVSAGVLVFLSLFCLASGGKLLVVPMDGSHWLSMRSLLVALSQKEHKIVAVAPEVNLNVKTSEYYTLKTYPVPLTREELEARMNSFANDLFERRPFLQRIAALYEKVQVISDLYVSSCSSLLHNKDLMQYLEESKFDAVLTDPVVPCGQILALHLSIPSVFFLRGLPCSFDLQATQCPDPPSYVPRTFTDNSDHMTFIQRVENLFLKSSESFLCNFAYLPFELLASDVLHRPVTVKELLSHGSIWLKRMDFVFEYPMPVMPNIVFIGGINCGNKKPLSQVSDFLVKIY; from the coding sequence ATGGCTCATGTAAGTAAATACAGTTACTTAGTTTCTGcaggggttttggttttcctgtcTCTGTTTTGCTTGGCCAGTGGTGGAAAGCTGTTGGTGGTGCCAATGGATGGGAGTCACTGGCTCAGCATGCGCTCACTACTCGTGGCCCTCAGCCAGAAAGAGCACAAAATTGTCGCTGTGGCACCAGAAGTAAACTTGAATGTGAAGACATCTGAATATTACACCCTCAAAACATATCCAGTGCCTTTAACCAGGGAAGAACTAGAAGCACGCATGAATTCATTTGCAAATGATCTTTTTGAGAGAAGACCTTTTCTTCAAAGAATTGCTGCGCTTTATGAAAAAGTTCAAGTCATCTCTGATCTCTATGTCTCCTCTTGTAGCAGTTTACTGCATAACAAGGATCTGATGCAGTATCTTGAAGAGAGTAAATTTGATGCTGTTCTCACGGATCCTGTTGTGCCATGTGGACAGATACTGGCTCTGCATCTGTCTAtcccatctgttttctttttgcgAGGACTCCCTTGCAGTTTTGATTTGCAGGCTACTCAGTGTCCAGACCCTCCTTCTTACGTCCCAAGAACATTTACAGACAACTCAGACCACATGACATTTATCCAGCGTGTGGAAAACTTATTTCTCAAGTCATCAGAATCCTTTCTTTGCAATTTTGCCTATTTGCCATTTGAACTTCTGGCCTCAGATGTTCTTCACAGACCAGTAACAGTGAAGGAGCTCTTAAGCCATGGATCAATTTGGCTTAAAagaatggattttgtttttgaGTATCCCATGCCAGTGATGCCCAACATAGTTTTTATTGGAGGAATaaactgtggaaataaaaagccattATCTCAGGTCAGTGATTTCCTTGTTAAAATATACTAA
- the LOC119152466 gene encoding UDP-glucuronosyltransferase 1A1-like, which produces MLVAMLLLFCCCLGPAAAGKLLVVPMDGSHWLSMKELLVELSKRGHEIVVIAPDSKILIDSSVIYELKTYPVPFKKEEMEELMRSFSASCFSEEPFLIRFLNTWDHFRKSSAMFQASCSSLLYNKEMMKYIEEGKFDAIFTDPLSLCGQIIALYFSIPTVFFLRGIPCAIDIHAAQSPDPPSYVPRMFSLNTDHMTFSQRVQNFLISISESFTCSMIFSPFESLASDFLKKPMTITQLLSHGSIWLKRLDFVFEYPLPVMPNMIFIGGINCGQKKPLSQVSDWLGKA; this is translated from the coding sequence ATGCTGGTGGCaatgctgcttctcttctgctgctgcttgggccctgctgcagctgggaaactgCTGGTGGTCCCAATGGATGGCAGCCACTGGCTCAGTATGAAGGAATTGCTGGTCGAGCTGAGCAAGAGAGGGCATGAAATAGTTGTTATTGCACCAGACAGCAAAATACTGATAGATTCCTCGGTAATATATGAATTGAAAACGTATCCTGTACCtttcaaaaaggaagagatggaaGAACTTATGCGCTCATTTAGTGCAAGCTGTTTCAGTGAAGAGCCTTTTCTGATCAGATTTTTGAATACTTGGGATCATTTCCGAAAGAGCTCTGCCATGTTTCAAGCTTCCTGCAGTTCCTTACTGTACAACAAAGAGATGATGAAATACATTGAAGAAGGTAAATTCGATGCCATCTTTACAGATCCTTTATCACTCTGTGGACAGATAATTGCTTTGTACTTTTCTATCcctactgttttcttcttgcgGGGCATCCCATGTGCTATAGACATTCACGCTGCTCAGAGTCCGGACCCACCATCCTATGTCCCACGAATGTTCTCACTCAATACAGACCATATGACGTTCTCTCAGAGAGTGCAGAACTTCCTGATTAGCATTTCAGAGTCTTTCACCTGCAGTATGATCTTTTCACCATTTGAAAGCTTGGCCTCGGACTTTCTCAAAAAGCCAATGACAATTACACAGCTTCTAAGTCATGGATCCATTTGGCTGAAGAGACTTGACTTTGTTTTTGAATATCCCCTGCCTGTAATGCCCAATATGATTTTCATTGGAGGCATAAACTGTGGGCAGAAGAAACCATTATCTCAGGTCAGTGACTGGCTGGGAAAGGCATAA